In Laspinema palackyanum D2c, a single window of DNA contains:
- the gmk gene encoding guanylate kinase, translating into MQMGQLIVFTGPSGVGKGTLLRSLLARHPELELSISVTTRAPREGEIEGRHYYFVNREQFQGLIATGQLLEWAEFAGNCYGTPRTPVEEMIVQGKLVVLEIELEGARQVRETFPGALQLFILPPSPEELERRIRVRGQDSEEAIARRLHRAQVEIAAADEFDIVIVNDDFDRALEAIEMALFAPVS; encoded by the coding sequence ATGCAGATGGGTCAATTAATTGTGTTTACGGGTCCGAGTGGGGTAGGGAAGGGAACGTTGCTGCGATCGCTGTTGGCACGTCACCCAGAACTGGAGTTGTCAATTTCGGTAACAACTCGTGCACCTCGCGAGGGAGAAATTGAGGGGCGGCATTATTATTTTGTAAACCGGGAGCAATTTCAAGGGTTAATTGCGACGGGTCAACTCTTGGAATGGGCAGAATTTGCGGGAAATTGTTATGGGACTCCCCGAACCCCGGTGGAAGAGATGATCGTCCAGGGGAAATTAGTGGTTTTGGAAATTGAGTTAGAAGGGGCGAGGCAAGTGCGCGAAACCTTTCCCGGGGCGTTGCAATTGTTTATTTTACCGCCCTCACCGGAGGAGTTGGAACGGCGGATTCGGGTGAGGGGTCAGGATTCTGAGGAGGCGATCGCCCGTCGTCTGCACCGGGCTCAAGTGGAAATTGCTGCGGCAGATGAGTTTGATATTGTGATTGTCAATGATGATTTTGACCGGGCATTAGAGGCGATCGAGATGGCCTTATTTGCCCCAGTTTCCTAA
- a CDS encoding Photosystem I reaction center subunit IX: MDSFVKYLSLGPVVLIVWLSLTATVLIVANKIYPDALVPPF, translated from the coding sequence ATGGATTCTTTCGTTAAGTATCTATCGCTCGGTCCAGTTGTTTTAATCGTATGGCTGTCCTTAACCGCCACTGTCTTGATTGTCGCTAACAAAATCTATCCTGATGCCTTAGTTCCTCCGTTCTAA
- a CDS encoding Photosystem I reaction center subunit III, whose protein sequence is MGRLFALVLTICLWFSFAPAASADLYQNLTPCSDNPAFVQKAKNSIAKNPGAKARFDKYSSLLCGPEGYPHLIVDGNLAHVNEFGIPSLLFLYIAGWIGWAGRSYLIAVRGSGSPEEKEIIIDIPLAIKCSLGSAVWPLAALGEFTSGKLTAKNNEITVSPR, encoded by the coding sequence ATGGGACGATTGTTCGCGTTGGTTCTGACGATTTGCCTTTGGTTCAGCTTTGCCCCTGCTGCATCTGCTGACTTGTACCAAAACCTCACTCCTTGCAGTGATAATCCGGCATTCGTTCAAAAGGCTAAGAATTCTATTGCTAAAAATCCAGGCGCAAAAGCTCGCTTTGATAAATATTCCAGCTTGCTGTGCGGACCTGAAGGCTATCCTCATTTGATTGTGGATGGCAACTTGGCCCACGTTAATGAGTTTGGAATTCCTAGCTTGCTGTTTCTCTATATTGCCGGATGGATCGGCTGGGCTGGCCGTTCTTACCTGATTGCAGTTCGTGGCAGTGGCAGTCCTGAAGAAAAAGAAATTATCATTGACATTCCTTTGGCAATCAAATGTTCTTTAGGTAGTGCCGTTTGGCCCTTGGCCGCTTTAGGCGAATTTACCAGTGGTAAATTAACAGCCAAAAATAATGAGATTACTGTCTCACCCCGTTAG
- the tsaD gene encoding tRNA (adenosine(37)-N6)-threonylcarbamoyltransferase complex transferase subunit TsaD produces MATVLAIETSCDETAVAIVKNREVSSNVVSSQIAVHQQYGGVVPEVASRSHLEVIDGAIAQALAEAQLNWSDIDGIAATCTPGLVGALLVGLTAGKTLAMLHQKPFLGIHHLEGHLYASYLTEPSLEPPFICLLVSGGHTSLIDVQAGGVYETLGQTRDDAAGEAFDKVARLLKLGYPGGPIIDRLAKSGNPKAFKLPEGKIGLPEGGYHPYDTSFSGLKTAVLRLVEKLKATGEELPVNDIAASFQDTVARALSKRAIACARDRSRDTIVVGGGVAANSALREHLLADAAPYNLRVLFPPLKYCTDNAAMIACAAADRLNRGDRSPLTLGAQSRMALTDANQLYLGNSQK; encoded by the coding sequence ATGGCAACCGTTTTAGCAATTGAAACAAGTTGTGACGAAACTGCGGTAGCAATTGTAAAGAATCGTGAAGTGAGCAGTAATGTGGTTTCGTCGCAAATTGCGGTGCATCAGCAGTATGGCGGCGTAGTTCCAGAAGTGGCCTCGCGATCGCATTTAGAAGTCATTGATGGGGCGATCGCCCAAGCTTTAGCGGAAGCCCAACTCAATTGGTCCGACATTGATGGCATCGCCGCCACCTGCACCCCGGGACTCGTCGGTGCTCTGTTAGTCGGCCTCACCGCTGGCAAAACCCTCGCCATGCTGCATCAAAAGCCCTTTCTAGGCATCCATCACCTGGAAGGACATCTCTATGCCTCCTACCTCACCGAACCTAGCCTTGAACCCCCGTTTATTTGCCTCTTAGTCTCTGGGGGTCACACCAGCTTGATTGATGTTCAAGCTGGGGGCGTTTATGAAACCTTGGGACAAACCCGGGATGATGCTGCCGGGGAAGCCTTTGATAAAGTAGCGCGATTGTTAAAGTTGGGGTATCCCGGAGGGCCAATCATCGATCGCCTTGCCAAATCCGGGAACCCCAAAGCCTTTAAACTCCCCGAGGGCAAAATTGGACTGCCGGAGGGGGGATATCATCCTTATGACACCAGTTTTAGTGGGTTAAAAACTGCCGTTCTGCGTTTAGTCGAAAAACTCAAAGCCACCGGGGAGGAACTGCCGGTGAATGATATTGCTGCTAGTTTTCAGGATACGGTGGCCAGAGCCTTAAGCAAACGGGCCATTGCCTGCGCCCGCGATCGCAGTCGGGATACCATCGTTGTCGGGGGTGGAGTGGCCGCCAATAGCGCCCTGCGGGAGCATCTGCTGGCTGATGCCGCCCCTTACAATCTGCGAGTGCTATTTCCGCCCTTGAAATACTGCACCGATAACGCCGCGATGATTGCCTGTGCTGCTGCCGATCGCCTCAACCGAGGCGATCGCAGTCCCCTGACCCTCGGCGCTCAATCCCGCATGGCCCTAACCGATGCCAATCAACTGTATTTAGGGAACTCCCAAAAATAA
- a CDS encoding alpha/beta fold hydrolase: METIDILGVPHAYELTDPRPSPHVLVFIHGWLLSRRYWQPLIDRLSVDYQCLSYDLRGFGDSQPYPHPTPQLHAGYTPSAYARDLEVLLDKLNISTAWLIGHSLGGSIALWGASQLPSKVKGALCVNSGGGIYIKEEFERFRAAGQVFVKMRPRWLCYLPGIDWLFTRDSVASPLPRHWARQRLLDFVMAHPEAAIGALLDSTTEVEVHQLPQLVSQLTQPVYFITGTKDKVMEPKYVRHLASFHALFEQEGMNVIEIPDCGHLSMVEQPEVVATEIRQILGNHS, encoded by the coding sequence ATGGAAACGATTGACATCCTGGGGGTTCCTCACGCTTATGAACTCACAGATCCTCGCCCCTCTCCCCATGTTCTGGTTTTTATCCACGGTTGGCTCCTCAGCCGCCGCTATTGGCAGCCCCTAATCGATCGCCTGTCGGTGGATTACCAGTGCCTCTCCTATGACTTGCGCGGATTTGGCGACTCTCAACCCTATCCCCACCCCACCCCCCAGCTCCATGCAGGCTACACCCCTAGCGCCTATGCCCGAGATTTGGAAGTCTTACTGGACAAACTCAATATCTCCACCGCATGGCTGATTGGTCACTCTCTCGGGGGCAGTATCGCCCTATGGGGCGCTTCTCAACTCCCCTCTAAGGTGAAAGGGGCGCTCTGCGTCAATTCCGGAGGCGGCATTTATATCAAAGAAGAATTTGAACGCTTTCGAGCTGCTGGACAGGTCTTTGTGAAAATGCGCCCCCGTTGGCTGTGCTACCTTCCCGGCATTGATTGGTTATTTACTCGCGATAGTGTCGCCAGTCCCCTCCCCCGCCATTGGGCAAGGCAAAGACTTCTGGATTTTGTCATGGCTCACCCAGAAGCGGCGATCGGGGCCTTGCTCGATTCCACGACGGAAGTCGAGGTCCACCAGCTTCCTCAACTGGTTTCCCAACTCACTCAGCCTGTTTATTTCATCACCGGAACCAAGGACAAGGTGATGGAACCGAAGTATGTTCGGCATTTGGCCAGTTTTCACGCCCTTTTTGAACAGGAAGGCATGAATGTGATTGAAATTCCCGACTGCGGCCATTTATCGATGGTGGAGCAACCGGAGGTGGTGGCGACGGAAATTCGCCAGATTCTCGGCAATCATAGTTAG